From a single Paraburkholderia sp. D15 genomic region:
- a CDS encoding FadR/GntR family transcriptional regulator, with protein MQHDLHGRVAHLLATAILRGDYAPESILPREAELMETFGVSRTVLREALRTLTSKGLIESRPRVGTRVRPRQAWNLLDVDVLDWYSRVAEPMTFALKLQEMREMIEPYAAGLAAASHTDVAFDALTQAHAAMVAARNVDEWVRADLAFHLSVLSACSNELLIPLGTLIERTLEAQLRLNAKRADVYNASLDEHTAVFEAIRERDADAARAAMASLLGVTRGRIEG; from the coding sequence ATTCAGCACGATCTGCACGGGCGCGTCGCCCACCTGCTGGCGACCGCGATTCTGCGCGGCGACTACGCGCCCGAATCGATCCTGCCGCGCGAGGCGGAGTTGATGGAAACCTTCGGCGTGAGTCGCACGGTGTTGCGCGAGGCCTTGCGCACGCTGACCTCGAAAGGGCTGATCGAGTCGCGTCCGCGGGTCGGCACACGGGTACGGCCGCGGCAAGCGTGGAACCTGCTGGATGTCGACGTGCTCGACTGGTATTCGCGCGTCGCCGAGCCGATGACGTTCGCGCTCAAGCTTCAGGAAATGCGCGAGATGATCGAGCCGTACGCGGCGGGTCTCGCGGCGGCGTCGCATACCGACGTCGCGTTTGACGCGCTGACGCAAGCGCATGCCGCGATGGTGGCGGCGCGCAATGTCGACGAATGGGTGCGCGCCGATCTGGCGTTCCATCTGAGCGTGCTGAGCGCGTGCAGCAACGAACTGCTGATACCGCTGGGCACGTTGATCGAACGGACGCTGGAAGCGCAGCTACGGTTGAATGCGAAGCGCGCTGACGTGTATAACGCGTCGCTCGACGAACATACCGCCGTGTTCGAAGCGATCCGCGAGCGGGATGCGGATGCGGCGCGCGCGGCGATGGCAAGTCTGCTTGGGGTGACGCGCGGGCGGATCGAGGGCTAG
- a CDS encoding NADH:flavin oxidoreductase: protein MSAASSPFSPLRVGPITLRNRLIKSATNEGMTPGGVPSRLLVDLHARVAAGGAAMTTVAYCAVSADGRTFVDQAQLRPATLAPFRALTDAVHRHGAAACAQITHGGCFTFLPELSTRRPLSASGGFNKVGMMSGRFLKQAMSEREMDAYARQFAQAARVAREAGFDAVEIHMGHGYLLSQFLSPLYNHRRDAYGGSAEDRARFPRQVLRAVLDAVGRHMAVLCKIGVTEGVKGGSTADDAATIARLLEADGAHMLVLSGGMNVESVWQLFGGPMPAEARANVSNPIVRCAMSLQKLTEPKFDGFREMYLLEHSRKVREAVRMPLAYLGGVRSLANIEHALREGFEAVAMARALVFDPGFVDQLRSQPSRASGCTSCNRCVVMMYTPGGTSCALQPPNDAALNRIAAA from the coding sequence ATGAGCGCCGCCTCGAGTCCGTTCAGCCCGCTTCGTGTCGGGCCCATCACGCTTCGCAACCGCCTGATCAAGTCGGCCACCAACGAAGGCATGACGCCCGGCGGCGTGCCGTCGCGGCTGCTCGTCGATCTGCACGCGCGCGTCGCGGCGGGCGGCGCGGCGATGACCACGGTCGCGTATTGCGCGGTCAGCGCCGACGGCCGCACCTTCGTCGATCAGGCGCAGCTTCGGCCCGCGACGCTCGCGCCGTTCCGGGCCTTGACCGACGCCGTGCATCGGCACGGCGCGGCGGCTTGCGCACAGATCACGCACGGCGGCTGCTTCACCTTCCTGCCGGAGCTGTCGACACGCCGGCCGCTCAGCGCGTCGGGCGGCTTCAACAAGGTCGGCATGATGAGCGGCCGCTTCCTCAAGCAGGCGATGAGCGAACGCGAGATGGACGCATACGCCCGCCAGTTCGCGCAGGCGGCCCGCGTCGCGCGCGAGGCGGGCTTCGACGCCGTCGAGATTCACATGGGCCACGGCTATCTGCTGAGCCAGTTCCTGTCGCCGCTCTATAACCATCGACGTGACGCGTACGGCGGGTCGGCCGAGGACCGCGCGCGGTTTCCACGCCAGGTCTTGCGGGCCGTGCTCGACGCGGTCGGCCGCCACATGGCGGTGCTATGCAAGATCGGGGTGACCGAAGGCGTCAAGGGCGGCAGCACCGCCGACGACGCCGCGACGATCGCGCGTCTGCTCGAAGCGGACGGCGCGCACATGCTGGTACTGAGCGGCGGAATGAACGTCGAGTCGGTCTGGCAACTGTTCGGCGGTCCGATGCCGGCCGAGGCGCGCGCCAACGTGTCCAACCCGATCGTGCGATGCGCGATGTCGTTGCAGAAATTGACCGAGCCGAAGTTCGACGGCTTCAGGGAGATGTATTTGCTGGAGCATTCGCGCAAGGTGCGCGAGGCGGTGCGGATGCCGCTGGCCTACCTTGGCGGCGTGCGCTCGCTGGCCAACATCGAACACGCTTTGCGCGAAGGATTCGAGGCCGTCGCGATGGCGCGCGCGCTGGTGTTCGATCCGGGTTTCGTCGACCAGTTGCGCTCGCAACCGTCGCGCGCGTCCGGTTGTACGTCGTGCAATCGGTGCGTGGTGATGATGTACACGCCCGGCGGGACATCGTGCGCGTTGCAGCCACCGAACGACGCGGCGCTGAACCGGATCGCGGCGGCTTGA